A portion of the Deinococcus apachensis DSM 19763 genome contains these proteins:
- a CDS encoding tetratricopeptide repeat protein, which produces MTDPARPTEPLTADPPRDWTAFARAGEWRRALAAARLAGAPPEVVAVLDGAVGVQDGVRARRFAQARRSWAATQEALEAARARGLTGEAALLSSLLSPDALTPALEALEGLGNGSGGETEPGTLRERLVPVLAHPLTRAEALNAVGVLHALREEPLEARATFEEALTADPGHYRAITNIGNLELESGHPAEAEARYREVLRLNPDYDGAHHNLGVALRRQGKVYESVGSIRRAQRLSVKRSQEDTREEMREQFRTNARLRTLRWVLLAAAILVLFLIVRGAVG; this is translated from the coding sequence ATGACGGACCCCGCCCGCCCCACCGAACCCCTCACCGCCGATCCGCCCCGGGACTGGACGGCGTTCGCCCGCGCGGGCGAGTGGCGGCGGGCCCTGGCGGCCGCGCGCCTTGCGGGGGCTCCCCCCGAGGTGGTGGCCGTGCTCGACGGGGCGGTCGGCGTGCAGGACGGCGTGCGGGCGCGGCGCTTTGCCCAGGCGCGGCGCAGTTGGGCCGCCACCCAGGAGGCGTTGGAGGCGGCGCGGGCTCGCGGTCTGACGGGCGAGGCGGCGCTGCTGAGTTCGCTCCTCTCGCCCGACGCGCTCACCCCGGCGCTGGAGGCCCTAGAGGGGCTGGGCAACGGGAGCGGCGGTGAGACAGAGCCGGGTACCTTGCGGGAGCGGCTGGTCCCGGTCCTCGCCCACCCCCTGACCCGCGCCGAGGCGCTGAACGCGGTCGGTGTGCTGCACGCGCTGCGCGAGGAGCCTCTTGAGGCCCGCGCCACTTTCGAGGAGGCGCTCACCGCCGACCCGGGCCACTACCGGGCGATCACGAACATCGGCAACCTGGAGCTGGAGTCGGGGCACCCGGCGGAGGCGGAGGCGCGTTACCGCGAGGTGCTGCGGCTGAACCCCGACTACGACGGGGCGCACCACAACCTCGGCGTGGCGCTGCGGCGGCAGGGCAAGGTGTACGAGTCGGTGGGCTCAATCCGCCGCGCCCAGCGCCTGAGCGTGAAGCGCTCGCAGGAGGACACACGCGAAGAGATGCGCGAGCAGTTCCGCACGAACGCCCGGCTGCGGACCCTGCGCTGGGTGCTGCTGGCGGCAGCGATTCTGGTGCTGTTCCTGATCGTGCGCGGGGCGGTGGGCTAG
- a CDS encoding NAD(P)H-hydrate dehydratase has protein sequence MPERVYSPGGVRALDARLEAAGLLDLAMEEAGRVVADAVHGRFPGHQVLLLAGGGANGGDALVAARHLAALGHGVEVLAAPAKHPLTRLNRRRLAAFGVRPGLLTPQAVTRASQNADVLVDGLLGTGFTPPLRPELAEVVGAVNAARAGGVKVVAIDLPSGLDAAHADAPEEFIRADLTVTLTGLKTALLFGPAAHQAGEVVLAPLRVPAEWRAEEALATRPTDQEIGALLPVRHADAHKGTAGRVWVIGGHPGTVGAAALAGLGALRAGSGLVTVHSSAEVPLVTPELMVRRHADLGRALEEARADGAPDALCVGMGMGPDAARLARQVLTWNIPTVLDADALQSELAGAGHAACVWTPHPGEAARLLGTSTAEVTRDPLTGARALQERFGGVFVLKGGPSVVAHAGGMSVSRGGHPGMASAGMGDTLSGVIAALLGQGLSAPDAAVAGVRLHARAGERAGEQHGYGLIATDVSAELGGAWLDLRGMG, from the coding sequence GTGCCCGAACGTGTGTACTCGCCGGGGGGAGTGCGCGCCCTCGACGCGCGGCTGGAAGCGGCGGGCCTCCTCGACCTCGCCATGGAGGAGGCGGGCCGGGTGGTGGCGGACGCCGTTCACGGGCGCTTCCCCGGGCACCAGGTCTTGCTCCTCGCCGGGGGGGGCGCGAACGGCGGGGACGCCCTGGTGGCCGCGCGGCACCTCGCGGCGCTGGGACATGGGGTGGAAGTCCTCGCCGCTCCGGCCAAGCATCCCCTCACCCGGCTGAATCGGCGGCGGCTGGCGGCGTTCGGGGTGAGGCCTGGGCTGCTGACGCCGCAGGCTGTGACACGCGCTTCCCAGAACGCCGACGTGCTCGTGGACGGGTTGCTGGGGACCGGTTTCACCCCGCCGCTGCGCCCGGAACTGGCAGAGGTCGTGGGGGCGGTGAACGCGGCGCGGGCCGGGGGCGTCAAGGTCGTCGCCATCGACCTGCCGAGCGGTCTGGATGCGGCGCACGCGGATGCGCCGGAGGAGTTCATCCGCGCCGACCTGACCGTCACCCTGACCGGTCTCAAGACCGCGCTGCTGTTTGGTCCCGCCGCGCACCAGGCCGGAGAGGTCGTGCTGGCGCCGCTGCGGGTGCCCGCGGAGTGGCGGGCGGAAGAGGCCCTCGCCACCCGGCCCACCGACCAGGAGATCGGCGCGTTGCTACCGGTGCGCCATGCGGACGCCCACAAAGGCACGGCCGGGCGGGTGTGGGTGATCGGGGGGCATCCGGGCACGGTGGGCGCGGCGGCTCTGGCGGGGTTGGGGGCATTACGGGCGGGATCGGGCCTGGTGACCGTCCACTCGTCGGCCGAGGTACCCCTCGTCACGCCGGAACTCATGGTGCGGCGGCACGCGGATTTGGGTAGGGCGCTGGAGGAGGCGCGGGCGGATGGAGCGCCGGACGCCCTCTGTGTGGGGATGGGGATGGGGCCGGACGCCGCTCGTCTGGCGCGGCAGGTTCTCACCTGGAATATCCCCACAGTGCTCGACGCCGACGCCCTGCAATCCGAACTTGCCGGGGCCGGGCACGCCGCCTGTGTGTGGACGCCCCACCCCGGCGAGGCCGCGCGGCTGCTGGGGACGAGCACGGCGGAGGTAACGCGCGATCCTCTCACCGGCGCCCGCGCCCTGCAAGAACGCTTCGGGGGAGTATTCGTGCTCAAGGGCGGCCCCTCCGTGGTCGCACACGCGGGCGGCATGAGTGTCAGCCGGGGCGGGCATCCCGGTATGGCGAGCGCGGGCATGGGGGACACGCTCTCCGGGGTGATCGCCGCGCTGCTGGGACAGGGCCTTTCGGCTCCTGACGCCGCCGTGGCCGGTGTGCGGCTGCACGCGCGGGCGGGCGAGCGGGCGGGCGAGCAGCACGGCTATGGCCTGATCGCCACCGACGTGAGCGCGGAGTTGGGGGGGGCATGGCTCGACCTGCGGGGGATGGGGTAG
- a CDS encoding DUF4388 domain-containing protein, with protein MQGLLSDLPLMGILELVNTTRQTGVLDVKAEVPYTVAFLGGEVVGGGILDWLGVDALHASPMLPDEGSFEFKLSAVTGSPLGPYDHFMTDWARASDEWEQVCAVIGSPSRVFQGGVPLFDEPEGRSVRGAARQAELPLFDVAQTLAEAVRQGRAEPTGRYAWHSLRLRSGTTRVAPSPVAKALDGEHNLGEVIAGGQGEWAVRDHLLAEIRAGLRFPGSGWVLRDLIWEEKHLR; from the coding sequence ATGCAGGGACTCCTCTCCGACCTGCCCCTGATGGGGATTCTCGAATTGGTGAACACCACCCGGCAGACCGGCGTGCTCGACGTGAAGGCCGAGGTGCCCTACACGGTCGCCTTCCTGGGCGGCGAGGTTGTGGGCGGCGGCATCCTCGACTGGCTGGGTGTAGACGCGCTGCACGCCAGCCCGATGCTCCCCGACGAGGGGAGTTTCGAGTTCAAGCTGAGCGCCGTGACCGGCTCCCCCCTGGGCCCGTACGACCACTTCATGACCGACTGGGCGCGGGCCTCGGACGAGTGGGAGCAGGTCTGCGCCGTCATCGGCAGCCCCAGCCGGGTGTTTCAGGGAGGGGTGCCGCTCTTCGATGAGCCCGAGGGCCGCAGCGTGCGCGGCGCAGCGCGGCAGGCCGAGCTGCCCCTCTTTGACGTCGCCCAGACCCTCGCCGAGGCGGTGCGGCAGGGCCGGGCCGAGCCCACTGGTCGCTATGCCTGGCACAGCCTGCGCCTGCGCTCGGGCACGACCCGGGTGGCCCCCTCCCCCGTGGCAAAGGCGCTGGACGGCGAACATAACCTCGGCGAGGTGATCGCCGGGGGCCAAGGCGAGTGGGCTGTGCGCGACCACCTCCTCGCCGAGATCCGCGCGGGACTGCGCTTTCCCGGCAGCGGTTGGGTCCTGCGCGACCTGATCTGGGAGGAAAAGCACCTGCGTTAG
- a CDS encoding MDR family MFS transporter, with amino-acid sequence MTAPTETPPARINYAQTLDMGTKRVILFGVLLGLFLSALDQTIVATAMPRITQDLNGLSLYTWVTTAYLLTNTALVPIYGKLSDLYGRKPILMIGIVIFLLGSALCGLAGEPFLGNLFGGGMMQLVVFRGLQGVGAAALGSVAFAIIADLFEPIDRPRYQGLFGAVFGLSSVIGPLLGGFLTDNISWRWVFYVNLPLGLIALAFIASKMPRLASGLQARVDWLGAFLILVFTVPLLLALTWGADGNYAWTSPTILGLFGLSAAALIAFLFAQSRHPSPILPLALFRNPTFAWGAVARFLIGAGFLGAILFLSLYLVQVQGVSATKAGTATIPLTVGLIIGAIGSGQIASRIGRYKPLMLIGLVVAALGFFSLSTLNADTPYSGVVLRMVLLGLGLGPALPLYTTALQLSVKPWEIGVATSAGQFFQQMGSTIGTAIFGAVLTAGLTTNLATQFAAQAAAQQGTVATTLNSISEGIRSGSGGSGNQDRNAAPQSPEQIRATFANLRRNVTQAIETGDREAIAAIQNNKTLPAEAKKQLTDIPAGGVAAGVTAGFGQAYNAVVAAVNSGDSARLAAVAANPQLPAQLRARLSQIPAQALASPQARGQILAGIRQGLDAAAPAAAQQAQQQALSAALKGVDDGEQVALVSARATRVAFAQTIATIYRYSILVAALAFLATLMMPNLSMPTRQKGERMAPAHAEI; translated from the coding sequence ATGACTGCACCCACTGAAACCCCTCCCGCACGCATCAACTACGCGCAGACACTCGATATGGGCACCAAGCGCGTGATCCTGTTCGGCGTGCTGCTGGGGCTGTTTCTCAGCGCGCTCGACCAGACCATCGTGGCGACGGCCATGCCGCGCATCACCCAGGACCTCAACGGGCTCTCGCTGTACACCTGGGTCACCACCGCCTATCTCCTCACGAACACGGCCCTCGTGCCCATCTACGGCAAGCTGTCGGACCTGTACGGCCGCAAGCCCATCCTGATGATCGGGATCGTCATCTTCCTGCTGGGCTCGGCGCTGTGTGGTCTGGCGGGGGAACCCTTCCTCGGCAACCTCTTCGGCGGTGGGATGATGCAGCTCGTCGTGTTCCGCGGCCTCCAGGGCGTGGGGGCGGCGGCGCTCGGCTCGGTCGCCTTTGCGATCATCGCCGACCTGTTCGAGCCCATCGACCGGCCCCGCTACCAGGGCCTGTTCGGCGCGGTGTTCGGCCTGAGCAGCGTGATCGGGCCGCTGCTGGGCGGCTTCCTGACTGACAACATCTCCTGGCGCTGGGTGTTTTACGTGAACCTGCCGCTGGGGCTCATCGCCCTCGCCTTTATCGCCAGCAAGATGCCCCGCCTCGCCAGCGGTCTCCAGGCGCGGGTGGACTGGCTGGGCGCCTTTTTGATCCTGGTCTTCACCGTGCCGCTGCTGCTCGCCCTAACCTGGGGTGCGGACGGCAACTATGCCTGGACGAGTCCCACCATTCTGGGCCTCTTTGGCCTGAGCGCCGCCGCCCTGATCGCCTTCCTCTTCGCGCAGTCCCGGCATCCCAGCCCCATCCTGCCTCTGGCCCTCTTCCGCAACCCGACCTTTGCATGGGGCGCCGTCGCGCGCTTCCTGATTGGCGCGGGTTTCCTGGGGGCGATCCTCTTCCTGAGCCTGTACCTCGTGCAGGTGCAGGGCGTGAGCGCCACCAAGGCGGGGACCGCCACCATTCCGCTGACGGTGGGCCTGATCATCGGCGCTATCGGCTCGGGGCAGATCGCCAGCCGCATCGGGCGGTACAAGCCGCTCATGCTGATCGGCCTGGTCGTCGCCGCGCTGGGCTTTTTCAGCCTCAGCACCCTGAATGCCGACACGCCCTACTCCGGCGTGGTGCTGCGGATGGTCCTGCTGGGCCTGGGCCTGGGTCCCGCGCTGCCGCTGTACACGACCGCCCTGCAACTCTCGGTCAAGCCCTGGGAGATCGGCGTGGCGACGAGCGCCGGGCAGTTCTTCCAGCAGATGGGGAGCACCATCGGCACCGCCATCTTCGGCGCGGTTCTCACGGCGGGCCTGACCACCAACCTCGCCACCCAGTTCGCCGCGCAGGCCGCCGCGCAGCAGGGCACCGTCGCCACCACCCTGAACAGCATCAGCGAGGGGATTCGCAGCGGGTCGGGCGGGAGCGGCAACCAGGACCGCAACGCCGCGCCGCAGAGCCCGGAGCAGATCCGGGCGACCTTCGCCAACCTTCGCCGGAACGTGACCCAGGCCATCGAGACGGGTGACCGGGAGGCCATCGCCGCAATCCAGAACAACAAGACGCTGCCCGCCGAGGCGAAGAAGCAGCTCACCGACATCCCCGCCGGGGGCGTGGCGGCGGGCGTGACCGCTGGATTCGGGCAGGCGTACAACGCCGTCGTCGCGGCCGTGAACAGCGGCGACTCCGCCCGCCTGGCCGCCGTGGCCGCCAACCCGCAGCTTCCCGCCCAGTTGCGCGCCCGTCTCTCGCAGATTCCCGCGCAGGCCCTCGCCAGCCCGCAGGCCCGGGGTCAAATCCTGGCCGGGATCAGGCAGGGGCTGGATGCGGCCGCCCCCGCCGCCGCCCAGCAGGCGCAGCAGCAAGCACTCAGCGCCGCCCTGAAGGGTGTGGACGACGGCGAGCAGGTCGCCCTCGTGAGCGCCCGCGCGACGAGGGTCGCCTTCGCGCAGACCATCGCCACCATCTACCGTTACTCCATCCTGGTGGCCGCCCTCGCCTTCCTCGCCACGCTGATGATGCCCAACCTCAGCATGCCGACGCGGCAGAAGGGCGAGCGAATGGCCCCGGCCCACGCCGAAATCTGA
- a CDS encoding MarR family winged helix-turn-helix transcriptional regulator, whose product MMNKTAQANAPNGDTGTDAVQLGQEMRRLHRLISGRVLLNMQDELQDHDLTFTQMTALHQLRAQAPLTVTTLAERARLSLPAASHLVERLVRRGLAERRENPDNRREKLVVPTAQGLDIVTRMDARFIRAYEDAFREVRPETIRAAAAAVRALVAEVSPGPGCAPPSQEDS is encoded by the coding sequence ATGATGAACAAGACGGCCCAGGCCAATGCTCCGAACGGGGACACCGGCACCGACGCCGTCCAGCTCGGCCAGGAGATGCGGCGGCTGCACCGCCTGATCAGCGGGCGCGTGTTGCTGAACATGCAAGACGAGCTTCAGGACCATGACCTGACCTTTACCCAGATGACGGCCCTGCACCAGCTTCGCGCCCAGGCACCCCTGACCGTGACGACGTTGGCGGAACGCGCCCGGCTGAGCCTGCCCGCCGCCAGCCACCTCGTCGAGCGGCTGGTGCGCCGGGGTCTGGCCGAACGCCGCGAGAACCCGGACAACCGCCGGGAGAAGCTCGTCGTTCCCACCGCGCAGGGGCTGGACATCGTGACCCGGATGGACGCGCGCTTTATCCGGGCCTACGAGGACGCCTTCCGCGAGGTGCGCCCCGAGACGATCCGCGCCGCCGCCGCCGCCGTCCGCGCCCTGGTCGCCGAGGTTAGTCCGGGCCCCGGCTGTGCCCCCCCCTCCCAGGAGGATTCATGA
- the lysX gene encoding lysine biosynthesis protein LysX — protein MAELAVLYDRIRPDEKMLFEALDSLGVPYDKVYTPQLRVTFDDAGRVPWRVALERCVSQSRGHAVTRALEGLGVRVINPSQVIELCGDKLATNAALARAGLPTPRTGVAFDGEAALQLIEELGYPVVLKPTVGSWGRMVSRINDRDAAEAIIEHKEVLGGPQHGVFYVQELINKPGRDIRAFVVGGECIGAIYRTSEHWITNTARGAKASNCPVTPEIADLARRAAAAVSGEIVAIDLVEDAQRRNEWGGLLVIEINHTMEFKNSVSTTGVDIPRQMGEYALGLLRGTASREAVPESV, from the coding sequence ATGGCCGAACTCGCCGTTCTGTACGACCGCATCCGCCCCGACGAGAAGATGCTCTTCGAGGCGCTGGACAGCCTTGGCGTGCCCTACGACAAGGTGTACACGCCGCAGCTGCGAGTGACCTTCGACGATGCGGGGCGGGTGCCCTGGCGTGTGGCGCTCGAACGCTGCGTGAGCCAGTCGCGCGGGCACGCCGTCACCCGGGCGCTGGAAGGCCTGGGCGTGCGGGTCATCAACCCCTCGCAGGTGATCGAGCTGTGCGGCGACAAGCTCGCCACAAACGCGGCGCTGGCCCGTGCTGGGTTGCCCACCCCCCGAACCGGCGTGGCCTTCGACGGCGAAGCCGCATTGCAACTCATCGAGGAACTGGGTTACCCGGTCGTCCTCAAGCCCACCGTCGGCTCCTGGGGCCGCATGGTGAGCCGCATCAACGACCGCGACGCCGCCGAGGCGATCATCGAGCATAAGGAGGTGCTGGGCGGTCCGCAGCACGGCGTCTTCTATGTGCAGGAGCTGATCAACAAGCCGGGGCGCGACATCCGCGCCTTCGTGGTGGGCGGCGAGTGCATCGGGGCGATCTACCGCACCTCGGAGCACTGGATCACGAACACGGCGCGCGGCGCGAAGGCGAGCAACTGCCCCGTCACGCCCGAGATCGCGGACCTCGCCCGGCGGGCCGCCGCCGCCGTGTCCGGCGAAATCGTCGCCATCGACCTCGTCGAGGACGCGCAGCGCCGCAACGAGTGGGGGGGCCTCCTCGTCATCGAGATCAACCACACGATGGAGTTCAAGAACTCGGTGAGCACCACGGGCGTCGACATTCCCCGCCAGATGGGGGAGTACGCGCTGGGTCTGCTCAGGGGCACGGCCTCCAGAGAAGCTGTTCCTGAATCGGTCTGA
- the lysW gene encoding lysine biosynthesis protein LysW, producing MLTIQFENPETGATIELTDPELGELVIDDETGVEYEVVSIDPPRLEQAPQEAEDWGE from the coding sequence ATGCTCACCATTCAATTTGAAAACCCGGAGACAGGCGCCACCATCGAACTCACCGACCCCGAACTCGGCGAACTCGTCATCGACGACGAGACCGGGGTGGAGTACGAGGTGGTGTCCATCGATCCTCCCCGGCTGGAGCAGGCCCCGCAGGAAGCGGAGGACTGGGGAGAATAA